One genomic region from Candidatus Zixiibacteriota bacterium encodes:
- the zapB gene encoding cell division protein ZapB, translating into MNDKLDLLAEKIEKVVQRLEAMTVENRSLKQQNKSLTGELNQLRKDFDVLKLSAADQSENARTKLTSILHRLDQLESVSE; encoded by the coding sequence ATGAATGATAAACTTGACCTTCTGGCGGAAAAAATAGAAAAGGTTGTTCAGCGGCTGGAGGCTATGACCGTTGAAAACCGCTCGCTTAAACAGCAGAACAAGAGCCTGACGGGCGAATTAAATCAGCTTCGTAAGGATTTTGACGTTCTCAAACTCAGTGCTGCTGACCAGTCGGAGAATGCCCGGACCAAATTGACCAGCATTTTGCACCGTCTGGATCAGCTCGAGAGTGTCAGTGAGTAA
- a CDS encoding FlgD immunoglobulin-like domain containing protein has protein sequence MIKQKQDFCSSMRVSTVVILVFLSLLLSSPISIKAQVEEQPVDSYAAYLLDILDATTITPVENLEDFAVTLSESRAGYASEYKLDFQLRQSTYDLLKNGGFKLAFPVGFALGSIESMVITDNCQAFKLGVGSWVVADQLITIYLQPIRCDECEESLTLDATVADTTLIDISLIINAIINHPVAGDYQIAGVAFKQNGAVIAGPTFSQVFTITANTVSSIVVSPSEDITVKAGESVTFTASAFDDLDNEVEGVSFLWGLDCGDCLGYFEGSTLHVTTPGEARAVASVNGVSGQSGLITARPGNLARMELFISASQVVKQPLLGQAYLVLYDGFGNLKTDYSLSGNPIYLRTTGSQLVPDVIDDDALLVNGSIDLIPVGITYQGMSATTAIYADDNTVMSNSVNVSFNGYDVSDVLDAQGNTISAVYAGQPTTVSVEVLSDGNIVAESPATLRARFTSISEITETTFVPGELGQIVVVPLGLPVIQHDMNADELVVELTARFNIDGEIYETVNIRSYPIDVIHPATFEFVEGSFKPDTILAGSSFTAQFAVFSDGFDRPIDSTNVAIHVVSAPGGDILATLYEGSPEYAGFDGGTISYDGLESLLDAALSLSTGWYTLRVDYVLYSLGAIFTIDNANPDSIYVIGDVDLVVDPGLVTPSAVAAGAPAQFSFVVNSGSVFPLMVDLEQSSFTVTGAGFSTSTSLNVEGGEILPGDNLFTSGQIFVPLTEEGNQLSLEANISFKVPGIAEAVVYNTDFSGLLIEVTSLPVIQIINLEAVAPNVPNVNTLQQFELVGKVANLSSAPVMAAELRLTSDGYSTFEPATMMVDIPANDTIDVSWDVVAASEPNTAEIIIMELDHTGVTHLSPVDNVALITIQTPAALDLTYSLFGVENSLADYGSEISLTVELVNYGMAATSDGSYRMTVEGLDLDGTDTYVGSISADRHIEFSFTAPQKDTIIEVYFELTVLPDDLNTLQTAAIEDVSFQIFIGVVSGDAELFVEIIPIGTNLVLPGRPKDLFEVNLTNTGISEVTTLMLEKISIVLLNGFGYPLDAISTINIGNTGFYEDDQKITGLTAGDSVLIFNFQNFILEPRDSRQLVFKAELKETLESAVAFHLSKSGVEARFLEGPNAGLLVPVTSDSEGEDISPPILSVKGSSLSGSFTVETNPFNPEDPSQSPVRFSYELPAAADVEFRIFTLTGEEVYSSEYSAGSSGGIQGENLIEWDGRNDDGQVVRNGVYVAQMKNVSSGEIAYLKIAVVK, from the coding sequence ATGATCAAGCAGAAACAGGACTTTTGTTCATCCATGCGAGTGTCTACCGTTGTCATTCTTGTGTTCTTATCGCTGTTGTTGTCAAGCCCAATTTCCATTAAGGCCCAGGTTGAAGAGCAGCCGGTTGACAGCTATGCCGCTTATTTGCTGGATATTCTCGATGCTACCACGATAACGCCGGTCGAAAACCTCGAGGATTTTGCCGTGACGCTGTCTGAGTCGCGGGCCGGGTATGCTTCCGAATACAAGCTCGACTTTCAGCTCAGGCAGAGCACCTACGATCTGCTCAAAAACGGTGGCTTCAAGCTGGCGTTTCCGGTGGGGTTCGCTCTGGGATCCATAGAGAGTATGGTGATAACCGACAACTGTCAGGCATTCAAGCTCGGGGTGGGGAGTTGGGTTGTCGCTGACCAACTGATAACGATATATCTCCAGCCGATTCGCTGTGATGAATGTGAGGAATCCCTGACGCTGGACGCTACGGTAGCGGACACGACCCTTATCGATATTTCGCTGATAATCAATGCCATCATAAACCATCCGGTAGCCGGTGATTACCAGATCGCCGGGGTGGCTTTCAAGCAAAATGGCGCGGTGATAGCGGGGCCGACTTTTTCCCAGGTATTCACGATCACCGCCAATACCGTTAGCTCGATTGTGGTATCTCCGTCAGAAGACATAACGGTGAAGGCCGGCGAGTCGGTGACATTCACTGCTTCGGCGTTTGATGACCTCGATAACGAGGTCGAAGGCGTATCATTTCTCTGGGGTCTCGATTGCGGCGACTGCCTTGGGTATTTTGAGGGTTCCACGCTCCATGTAACGACCCCTGGTGAGGCCCGAGCGGTGGCTTCGGTCAACGGAGTCAGCGGGCAGTCTGGCCTGATTACCGCCAGGCCAGGTAACCTTGCGCGCATGGAGTTGTTCATCTCGGCATCGCAGGTGGTTAAGCAACCGCTTCTGGGACAGGCCTACCTGGTGCTGTACGATGGATTCGGCAATTTGAAAACCGACTACAGTCTCTCCGGAAATCCCATATACCTGCGCACTACCGGCAGTCAACTGGTACCTGACGTCATTGATGATGACGCCCTACTGGTTAACGGTAGTATCGATCTGATACCGGTCGGAATTACATACCAGGGTATGTCCGCGACGACCGCAATCTATGCTGACGACAACACGGTGATGTCGAACTCGGTCAATGTCAGTTTTAACGGTTATGATGTGAGCGATGTTCTCGATGCTCAGGGGAACACCATCAGCGCAGTATATGCCGGTCAGCCGACAACGGTTTCAGTGGAAGTGTTGAGCGATGGAAATATAGTCGCTGAGAGCCCGGCCACCTTGAGAGCGCGTTTCACCTCCATATCAGAGATAACCGAGACAACCTTTGTTCCGGGAGAGCTCGGGCAGATTGTCGTGGTGCCGCTTGGCCTGCCGGTCATTCAGCACGACATGAATGCCGACGAACTCGTAGTGGAACTGACAGCCCGGTTCAACATAGATGGCGAGATATATGAGACTGTAAACATTCGGTCCTATCCGATTGACGTGATACATCCGGCGACATTTGAGTTTGTCGAGGGAAGTTTCAAGCCGGATACGATTCTTGCCGGTTCTTCTTTCACGGCGCAGTTTGCCGTGTTTTCTGACGGGTTCGACCGGCCCATCGACAGCACCAACGTTGCCATACATGTCGTTTCAGCCCCCGGCGGGGATATCCTGGCCACACTTTACGAAGGGTCGCCGGAGTATGCCGGTTTTGATGGGGGGACTATCAGCTACGACGGTCTGGAGAGCCTTCTCGACGCCGCGCTTTCTTTGAGCACCGGATGGTACACGCTGCGGGTGGATTATGTGCTTTATTCGCTCGGGGCGATATTCACGATCGATAATGCCAATCCTGATTCGATATATGTCATCGGCGATGTTGACCTTGTCGTTGATCCGGGCTTGGTCACTCCTTCGGCGGTGGCTGCCGGCGCGCCGGCACAGTTCAGCTTCGTAGTGAATTCAGGCAGTGTTTTTCCCCTGATGGTGGATTTGGAGCAATCATCGTTTACCGTGACCGGCGCCGGTTTTTCAACGTCGACAAGCCTTAACGTTGAAGGCGGAGAGATACTGCCAGGGGACAATTTGTTTACCAGCGGTCAGATTTTTGTGCCACTGACCGAAGAGGGCAATCAACTCAGTTTAGAAGCCAACATTTCCTTCAAAGTCCCCGGCATAGCGGAGGCCGTCGTCTATAACACCGACTTCTCCGGTCTTCTGATAGAGGTTACCTCGCTTCCCGTAATTCAGATAATAAATCTGGAGGCGGTTGCCCCCAATGTTCCCAACGTGAACACCCTGCAGCAGTTTGAGTTGGTGGGGAAAGTGGCCAATCTCAGCTCGGCGCCGGTGATGGCTGCGGAGCTTCGTCTGACAAGCGATGGTTACTCTACGTTTGAGCCGGCGACGATGATGGTAGATATCCCGGCCAATGATACGATTGATGTATCCTGGGATGTCGTCGCCGCTTCAGAGCCCAATACCGCTGAAATCATCATCATGGAACTGGACCACACCGGAGTTACCCATCTCTCACCCGTTGACAATGTGGCTCTTATTACCATTCAGACGCCTGCCGCGCTGGATCTCACCTACAGTTTGTTTGGCGTCGAGAATTCTCTGGCCGATTATGGCAGTGAGATAAGTCTGACCGTGGAACTGGTCAACTACGGCATGGCCGCGACTTCCGATGGTTCTTATCGAATGACCGTCGAGGGACTGGACCTCGACGGAACTGATACCTATGTGGGGTCTATCAGCGCCGACCGGCACATCGAATTTTCATTCACGGCGCCGCAGAAGGACACCATAATCGAAGTTTATTTTGAGTTGACGGTTTTGCCCGATGACCTCAATACGCTCCAAACTGCTGCTATCGAAGATGTGTCTTTCCAGATATTCATAGGTGTCGTGTCCGGAGACGCTGAGCTTTTTGTGGAGATAATCCCGATCGGCACCAACCTGGTCCTGCCGGGCAGACCAAAAGACTTGTTCGAGGTCAACTTGACCAACACCGGTATCTCCGAAGTCACAACCCTGATGCTGGAGAAGATTTCGATTGTGCTGCTCAATGGATTCGGCTATCCCCTTGACGCGATATCAACCATAAATATCGGCAATACCGGTTTCTACGAGGACGACCAGAAGATTACGGGCTTAACCGCCGGCGACAGTGTGCTCATCTTCAACTTCCAGAATTTTATCTTGGAACCGAGGGACAGCCGCCAACTGGTTTTCAAGGCCGAGCTGAAAGAGACGCTGGAATCCGCAGTAGCTTTCCATTTGAGCAAGTCCGGAGTGGAAGCGCGGTTCCTTGAGGGACCGAATGCCGGGCTGCTCGTTCCTGTGACTTCGGACAGCGAGGGAGAGGATATATCGCCGCCGATTTTGTCGGTGAAGGGTTCCAGTCTGTCCGGTTCATTTACGGTGGAAACGAATCCGTTCAATCCCGAGGACCCGTCGCAATCCCCCGTCAGGTTCTCCTATGAATTACCGGCGGCAGCCGATGTTGAGTTCAGGATTTTCACACTGACCGGCGAAGAAGTGTACTCATCGGAATATTCGGCCGGCTCCAGCGGCGGCATCCAGGGTGAGAATCTGATTGAGTGGGACGGCCGCAATGACGACGGGCAGGTAGTGCGCAATGGCGTTTATGTGGCCCAGATGAAGAATGTGTCAAGCGGTGAGATCGCCTACCTGAAGATAGCGGTGGTGAAATGA
- the pheT gene encoding phenylalanine--tRNA ligase subunit beta, translating into MKVSYKWLLELTGLDWPVEDVAHRLTLCGTACEYIEHAARHMDKVVVGDVLALNPVKGADKIQLATVDVGNGKMDVICGAPNVAVGQKVAVALEGASLAGGMVIKKVKIRGVESSAMICSERELGISDDHSGIMVLDAKIAPGTPLAEALDFHDYILTFELTPNRGDSMSAIGIARDLAALASTKVIRPEVKINEASEPASNAVKVTIDDPAGCPRYAARVIRNVKIGPSPWWVRKRLLLSGVRPISNVVDVTNLVMLETGHPLHAFDLDRFGSSHVVVRKAASGELFTTLDGKKHELTPEVLLITNGQTGVAAGGVMGGLNSEVEDDTTNILLEAAYFDPATIRRSRKKLDLVTESSSRFEKGADPNGIPYAIDRAAYLFQQICGGKVLSGVVDCYARRIEPLNISFRPQRCNYVLGADIPAKRMKQILTDLEMKVDGESPMRVTVPTFRPDIEREIDFVEEVGRIEGYDNMPDATTNIGPLFTPMHYEDRFRSELRKIMLGCGFDEMVNHGLTDSQRSKILNPELEQVRIVNPVSEDLNVMRNSMIPTTLSVVGHNISHRNLDLCLFEVGKIYLPGTGEDDWVEEPRLVAAVTGNTEHTWRDRPRPFDYYDLSGVVSRLASHFGWPEMKFEPKPFGFFRETISYEISFENQSVGIIGQLTDEVLGRFEIKQPVYLLELALTALMKRSGTLRQYQELPIYPAAPRDIAVIVDEGVRAADLISAVRQAGGEIAESVEIFDLYKGKQIEKGKKSVAISIIYRSRAGNLSSEQVDEQQQSVINTLKHNFNALIRDK; encoded by the coding sequence ATGAAGGTTTCCTATAAATGGCTTTTGGAATTGACCGGGCTTGACTGGCCGGTCGAGGATGTCGCGCATCGTCTCACCCTGTGTGGAACGGCCTGCGAATACATAGAACACGCCGCCCGTCACATGGACAAAGTCGTGGTGGGTGATGTGCTGGCGCTCAATCCGGTAAAAGGCGCTGATAAGATCCAACTTGCGACAGTCGATGTCGGAAATGGCAAAATGGACGTAATCTGTGGCGCCCCGAATGTCGCCGTTGGTCAGAAGGTGGCTGTCGCGCTGGAAGGAGCCTCGCTCGCCGGCGGCATGGTTATCAAAAAGGTCAAGATCCGCGGCGTGGAATCATCGGCAATGATCTGCTCCGAAAGAGAACTGGGAATATCCGATGACCACTCGGGAATAATGGTCCTTGATGCGAAGATTGCCCCGGGAACTCCGCTGGCAGAGGCCCTTGACTTTCATGATTATATCCTGACATTCGAATTAACGCCGAATCGTGGCGACTCCATGTCCGCCATCGGTATCGCGCGCGATCTGGCCGCGCTGGCTTCGACAAAAGTAATCCGACCGGAAGTGAAAATAAACGAAGCTTCCGAGCCGGCCTCCAATGCTGTCAAGGTGACCATAGATGATCCGGCCGGGTGTCCGAGATATGCCGCGAGAGTTATCCGCAATGTCAAAATCGGTCCGTCGCCATGGTGGGTCAGGAAACGACTTCTGCTTTCAGGGGTACGTCCGATATCGAACGTTGTTGATGTTACGAATCTCGTTATGCTGGAGACCGGCCATCCGCTGCATGCGTTCGACCTTGACCGTTTCGGTTCCAGCCATGTGGTGGTCAGGAAGGCCGCCAGCGGTGAATTGTTCACTACGCTTGACGGTAAGAAGCATGAGCTGACTCCGGAGGTTCTTCTTATTACTAATGGGCAAACGGGCGTGGCGGCCGGCGGTGTCATGGGGGGACTTAACTCGGAAGTGGAAGACGACACTACGAATATCCTGCTTGAGGCCGCCTATTTTGACCCTGCGACGATAAGACGCAGCAGAAAAAAACTTGATCTGGTGACCGAGTCGTCATCGCGTTTCGAAAAAGGGGCGGATCCCAATGGTATCCCGTATGCTATCGACAGAGCGGCATACTTGTTTCAGCAGATTTGCGGCGGAAAGGTGCTTTCGGGAGTGGTTGACTGCTATGCGCGGCGCATCGAGCCGCTCAATATTTCCTTCAGGCCGCAGCGATGTAATTATGTTCTCGGGGCTGATATTCCCGCCAAACGGATGAAGCAGATTCTGACGGATCTGGAGATGAAAGTGGATGGTGAGAGCCCAATGAGAGTTACCGTGCCGACTTTCCGTCCTGATATAGAGCGAGAGATTGACTTTGTTGAAGAGGTGGGGCGAATCGAAGGCTACGACAACATGCCGGATGCCACCACCAATATCGGTCCGCTGTTTACGCCGATGCATTACGAGGACAGGTTCCGATCCGAATTGCGAAAGATTATGCTCGGCTGCGGTTTTGATGAAATGGTCAATCACGGGTTGACCGACAGCCAGCGCTCGAAAATCCTGAACCCGGAACTAGAGCAGGTCAGGATCGTTAATCCGGTTTCGGAAGATTTGAATGTCATGCGCAATTCGATGATTCCGACCACACTTAGCGTGGTCGGTCACAATATATCCCACCGAAATCTGGATCTCTGCCTGTTTGAGGTGGGAAAGATATACCTGCCGGGAACGGGGGAGGATGACTGGGTGGAAGAGCCCAGATTGGTGGCGGCCGTCACGGGCAATACGGAGCATACCTGGCGGGATCGTCCGCGGCCGTTCGATTATTATGATTTGTCCGGTGTGGTCTCGCGGCTGGCCAGTCACTTCGGGTGGCCCGAAATGAAATTCGAGCCAAAGCCTTTTGGTTTCTTCAGGGAAACAATTTCGTACGAAATAAGTTTTGAGAATCAGTCGGTCGGCATCATCGGACAGCTAACCGACGAGGTCCTTGGACGGTTTGAAATAAAGCAGCCGGTCTATTTGCTTGAATTGGCTCTTACGGCTCTGATGAAGCGCAGCGGAACTCTAAGACAGTATCAGGAACTTCCTATTTATCCCGCGGCCCCTCGTGATATAGCTGTTATAGTCGATGAGGGTGTTCGGGCCGCCGACCTTATCTCCGCTGTGCGCCAGGCCGGGGGAGAAATCGCGGAGTCTGTTGAAATTTTTGATCTGTACAAAGGAAAACAGATCGAGAAGGGCAAAAAATCGGTAGCGATATCGATCATCTATCGTTCGCGTGCGGGTAATTTATCCAGCGAGCAAGTTGATGAACAACAACAGAGTGTTATAAATACATTAAAGCATAACTTTAATGCGCTAATCAGGGATAAGTAG
- a CDS encoding tetrahydrofolate dehydrogenase/cyclohydrolase catalytic domain-containing protein produces MAAQLIVGKDVANSIRQGLKPRIAALKQAGVVPGLATVLVGDDPASETYVSSKGKACEKLGMYSRNIRREASLCQQELVEIVKELNADDRIHGILVQSPLPPHIDELAVTLTISPDKDADGFHPYNVGMMLLGRGRLLPCTPHGIIKLLEYYDINPEGKEVVIIGRSNIVGKPVAALLMQKGRMANATVTVAHSRSKNLDTIARRADILIAAIGKPAIVKADMVKQGAVVIDVGVNRVDDDTAEKGYRLVGDVDFDACLERASFITPVPGGVGPMTIAMLMSNTVTAAENIARRLGKAV; encoded by the coding sequence ATGGCGGCGCAACTTATTGTAGGCAAGGATGTTGCCAATAGTATTCGGCAGGGGTTGAAGCCCCGGATAGCGGCCCTGAAGCAGGCCGGCGTTGTACCGGGTCTGGCGACTGTTTTGGTCGGCGATGATCCGGCGTCGGAAACGTATGTTAGCAGCAAGGGAAAAGCCTGCGAGAAGCTCGGAATGTACTCTCGGAATATCCGTCGGGAGGCTTCACTTTGCCAACAGGAGTTGGTTGAGATTGTAAAGGAGCTCAACGCCGATGATCGAATACACGGTATTCTGGTTCAGTCGCCGCTTCCACCGCACATTGATGAATTGGCCGTGACGCTGACAATTTCCCCGGATAAGGATGCCGACGGGTTTCACCCTTACAATGTCGGCATGATGTTGCTCGGCAGAGGAAGGCTTTTGCCCTGTACCCCGCACGGCATTATTAAGTTGCTTGAGTATTATGATATCAATCCGGAAGGAAAAGAGGTCGTGATTATCGGGCGCTCTAATATCGTGGGCAAACCGGTCGCCGCATTGCTGATGCAGAAGGGCAGGATGGCCAATGCCACGGTGACAGTGGCTCACTCCCGCTCAAAGAATCTGGATACCATCGCGCGCCGGGCCGATATACTCATAGCCGCGATCGGCAAGCCGGCGATTGTCAAGGCCGATATGGTCAAGCAGGGCGCGGTTGTGATCGATGTAGGCGTGAACCGTGTCGATGATGACACCGCCGAGAAGGGGTATCGGCTGGTGGGAGATGTTGATTTTGATGCCTGCCTGGAAAGAGCGTCTTTTATAACCCCGGTTCCGGGAGGCGTTGGTCCTATGACAATTGCGATGCTGATGTCTAATACGGTGACAGCGGCTGAAAATATCGCCCGCAGATTGGGCAAAGCGGTTTGA
- a CDS encoding TIGR00282 family metallophosphoesterase, giving the protein MSSFRILFIADICGKAGRQAAAHLTKPLREKYAADYVIANVENAAGGFGITSEMSRKVFSYGVDMQTSGNHIWDRIDILKYFETKPRLLRPANYPQSVPGCGWYLDVVNGTKIGILNLMGRTYMKDLDCPFKVADRELAHLRKETNLIFVDFHAEATSEKQALCYYLDGLVTAIVGTHTHVQTADEKITKRGTAYITDAGMTGPYESVIGMEVRPSLDRFLTGMPIRFSTASEDVKISGVVIEANAETGEALSITRFKEDFDLKSFGNKNSEEDDD; this is encoded by the coding sequence ATGTCATCGTTTAGAATCCTTTTCATCGCCGACATCTGTGGCAAGGCGGGCCGGCAGGCTGCCGCCCATCTGACAAAACCGCTTCGAGAAAAATATGCGGCGGACTACGTGATAGCCAATGTCGAGAACGCCGCGGGAGGTTTCGGGATAACTTCGGAGATGTCGCGCAAGGTCTTCTCTTACGGTGTCGATATGCAAACTTCCGGAAATCACATCTGGGATCGAATCGACATCCTAAAGTACTTCGAGACCAAACCCCGACTGCTTCGTCCGGCGAACTATCCGCAGTCAGTACCGGGATGCGGGTGGTATCTCGACGTTGTCAACGGCACCAAAATAGGCATCTTGAATCTCATGGGAAGGACCTACATGAAGGACCTTGACTGTCCGTTCAAAGTTGCCGACCGAGAACTGGCGCACCTTCGCAAAGAAACCAATTTGATTTTTGTAGATTTCCATGCCGAGGCGACCTCGGAGAAGCAGGCGCTCTGCTACTATCTTGATGGATTGGTGACGGCGATTGTGGGTACCCATACGCATGTGCAGACGGCTGATGAGAAGATTACAAAGCGGGGAACAGCCTACATCACCGATGCGGGCATGACCGGTCCTTATGAGTCCGTAATAGGAATGGAAGTGCGGCCATCGCTGGACCGTTTTCTGACAGGTATGCCGATTCGGTTCTCGACGGCAAGTGAGGATGTCAAGATATCGGGTGTGGTAATAGAAGCCAATGCCGAAACGGGAGAGGCGCTGAGCATCACGAGGTTTAAAGAAGATTTTGACCTCAAAAGTTTCGGTAATAAAAACAGCGAAGAAGACGACGATTAA
- the rny gene encoding ribonuclease Y yields the protein MNDAIIFVAIAVVVGIISFFLFAYLGRRSILKEKLASREETKRIIAEAENEAKIKKKEAVLEAREEALKLKAEFEREFEQKRRELDGTEKRLTEQQTSLQRKLEYLEVRDKELINKDRNLQARDKGITFREKQLDEIMAAQNEKLQRIAQMTPEEAKKQLMDNMISAAKMEAAAHIKDIKEKAEQEAEKSVKEIILSSIYRCAADHTVESTVSVVNLPSDEMKGRIIGREGRNIRSFETATGIDVIVDDTPEAVILSGYDPVRREIARMALEKLITDGRIHPTRIEEVVEKSQKEMEVIVREAGEQACFELGVHGLHPDIVYQLGKLNFRTSYGQNVLAHSKEVAILAGLMAAELELDAVMAKRCGLLHDIGKAIDRETEGTHTSIGADFIRRYKENELVVNAIESHHADVPMNSPYPVLVQAADAISGARPGARREPLEAYIKRLQQLEELADSFKGVAKAYAIQAGREIRVIVENEALDDLQCSILAGDLADKIEKEMQYPGQIKVTIIRETRATEYAK from the coding sequence ATGAACGACGCGATTATTTTTGTCGCCATTGCTGTGGTCGTCGGGATTATCTCGTTTTTCCTGTTCGCCTATCTTGGCCGTCGCAGTATTCTCAAGGAGAAACTGGCGTCGCGGGAAGAAACCAAGCGGATAATTGCCGAAGCCGAAAATGAAGCCAAGATCAAGAAAAAAGAGGCGGTACTCGAGGCTCGCGAAGAGGCTCTGAAATTGAAGGCCGAGTTCGAGCGCGAGTTCGAGCAGAAGCGACGGGAGCTTGATGGTACCGAGAAACGGCTGACCGAACAGCAAACATCACTTCAGAGGAAACTGGAATATCTTGAGGTTCGCGACAAAGAGCTTATAAATAAAGACCGCAATTTACAGGCGCGGGACAAAGGCATTACTTTCCGTGAGAAGCAACTCGATGAGATCATGGCGGCTCAAAACGAGAAGCTTCAGAGGATAGCGCAGATGACCCCCGAGGAAGCCAAAAAGCAGCTGATGGACAACATGATCAGCGCCGCGAAGATGGAGGCCGCCGCCCACATCAAAGACATCAAAGAAAAGGCCGAGCAGGAAGCGGAAAAGTCAGTGAAGGAAATCATCCTTTCATCCATATATCGCTGCGCCGCGGACCATACGGTGGAGTCGACAGTGTCGGTGGTTAACCTTCCGAGCGACGAAATGAAGGGCCGTATTATTGGCCGTGAGGGCCGCAACATTCGCTCGTTCGAGACGGCTACGGGGATTGATGTCATAGTCGACGACACACCCGAAGCGGTGATTCTTTCGGGATACGATCCGGTTCGCCGCGAGATAGCGAGGATGGCGCTGGAGAAATTGATCACCGATGGCCGTATTCATCCCACGCGAATCGAAGAAGTTGTCGAGAAGTCTCAGAAGGAGATGGAGGTCATTGTCAGGGAGGCCGGTGAGCAGGCCTGCTTTGAGCTTGGTGTTCACGGACTGCACCCGGATATAGTTTATCAGCTGGGAAAACTTAATTTCCGTACGTCATACGGCCAGAATGTCCTGGCGCACAGTAAGGAAGTCGCGATACTGGCTGGTCTTATGGCGGCTGAGCTTGAGCTGGATGCCGTGATGGCGAAAAGGTGTGGTCTGCTTCACGATATCGGCAAGGCTATTGACCGCGAGACCGAGGGTACGCACACCAGCATCGGCGCCGATTTCATAAGGCGTTACAAGGAGAACGAACTGGTCGTTAACGCCATTGAGTCGCATCATGCCGATGTTCCGATGAACTCTCCATATCCGGTACTGGTCCAGGCTGCCGATGCCATATCCGGAGCGAGGCCGGGGGCCAGACGCGAACCTCTGGAGGCGTACATCAAGCGCCTGCAGCAGCTCGAAGAACTGGCCGACAGTTTCAAGGGTGTCGCCAAAGCTTATGCTATTCAGGCTGGCCGTGAGATCAGGGTTATCGTCGAGAATGAGGCGCTGGATGACCTTCAGTGCTCGATTCTGGCCGGTGACCTCGCCGATAAGATTGAAAAAGAAATGCAGTATCCGGGGCAAATCAAGGTTACCATTATCAGGGAAACCCGGGCTACCGAATACGCCAAGTAG
- a CDS encoding cell division protein ZapA: MADSSTSNKVVVNIFGEDYPITGVTDATYISRIAGYVDAKMKEAAQSSRVVARDKVAILAAMSIASELHDAKETGQLSGERVESRLDGLLSRLDKVLSELS; the protein is encoded by the coding sequence ATGGCAGATTCTTCAACGTCAAACAAAGTGGTCGTGAATATATTCGGCGAAGACTATCCCATCACGGGAGTGACCGACGCCACTTATATATCTCGCATAGCTGGTTACGTTGATGCAAAGATGAAAGAGGCGGCGCAGAGCAGCCGTGTTGTAGCGCGAGATAAGGTCGCCATTTTAGCGGCGATGTCGATTGCCTCCGAGTTGCACGACGCGAAAGAGACCGGCCAGCTCAGTGGTGAGCGGGTCGAGTCCAGGCTCGATGGCTTGTTGTCTCGACTCGACAAGGTTCTTTCAGAGTTGTCGTAG